AAATATTATTTAGCGCGACAAGGAAAATCTGCCGGCGTTCCGGAAAAACAATTAATTGAAATTGCAATTCAATCGTTGGGACTCAATGATGTTTCAAAATTCGATGCGAAGAAAAAAATTATCGAGTATGTTCTTTCTGAAAATAAAAAATCGCTGAACAATCTTTCCGTAAAAGATTTTGCGGATGAACTTTCTACCGATTCACCTGCGCCCGGTGGTGGAAGCGCATCTGCTCTTGCCGGTTCGCTTGCATCTGCGCTTTCTGCAATGGTTGCGAATCTGACAATTGGAAAAAAAGGTTACGAAAAATATTTCGAGGAATTGAAAATTGTTGCGGAAGAATGTCAGAAGTTGAAAGATGAATTGCTTTCACTCGTTGATGAAGATACTGAAGCATTCAATAAAGTGATGGACGCGTTTCGACTTCCAAAAAAATCCGAAGAAGAAAAAGCGAAACAAATTTTCGCAGTTGAAGAAGCAACAAAATACGCCGCGCAAGTTCCGTTCAAAACGATGCAGAAAAGTTTGGAAGTAATGAAACGTGTTGCTGTTGTTGCAGAAAAAGGAAACGTGAATTCAATCAGCGATGCGGGAGTAGCAGCGTTGCTAACTCACTCGTGTTGCGAAGGCGCGGCGATGAATGTGCTTATTAATCTAAAATCATTGGCTTCAAAAGAAGCGAAAAAGTTTTCTACGAAAATGAGACGTGATGTGGAGAAAATTTTGGAAGAGAGTAAAACGTTGAAGCAGAAAATTTTGAGAAAAGTGCGAACTGTTATGAAGTAAATCCGCGATGAATCTTTTGCTTTTATTATACTCACATTCGCATTTTTCGTTTTGGAAAAGTTTCAAGTAGTTCGTTTTGTATTTCTCTCATTTTACTTAAATTTGCCTCACACTTATTCAAAATAAGAGGAACGAATCCGTTATTACGACAGTTTTTCTTACAAATTTTTTTTTCACCTTAATAAACTACACTCAACCACTCAATTATTTATGGACAAAAATAAAGTCATCAAAAAATTAAATGAAATGATGAATCTCGAAATCTCCGGCGCATTGAAATACTTACAGTACTCATACTACGTATTTGGTTTGAATCGCATTCCTATTGTTGGATTTCTTCGTGAGCAAGCGACGGAATCCATTGGACATTCCACGAAACTTGGCGATAAAATAGTTGCTCTCGGCGGATTGCCGACGATAAAAGTTGACGAGGATTTAAAAGCACGAAAACTCACGACGGAACAAATCCTTCGTGAAAGTGTTCAAATTGAAACGAAAGCGTTGAATGGCTATATGAATCTTCTCAATGATGTTGCAGACGATGTGGTTATGGACAGTTTTATACGCGATTTTATTTCAGAAGAGAGCGGACACCTCGAAGAAGTCGAGAAAATGCTTCGAAATTAAATACGATAATGAAATGTTAGTGTCAAATGGCGAATATTTTATTGTAACGACTGAAAAAATTGCCCAAACTCGTCATCGAAATGGCGTTAGATTTTATGGTATTTTTTTCATATCATTTTCCAACTTTTTTAAAACAATAACAAGTTTTTTCTCACCCCAATAAATTAATTATTAACTTTGTAGGAGTTTATTTTATGGCAACGATGATAACTGAAGAATGTATTAACTGTGGCGCATGCGAACCTGAATGTCCCAATACGGCAATCTACGCAGGCGGAGTTCAATACGAATATCAAGGTTCAACATACGACGCGCTTTCCAATGATTTTTATTATATCGTTCCGGAAAAATGCACGGAATGTGTAGGACACTTTGACCAAGAACAATGCGCGGCGGTTTGTCCCGTTGATTGTTGCGTTCCCGATCCCAATCACGTTGAAAGCGAGGAATTGTTGTTCGATAGAGCAAAAGCAATTCATCCCGATCGTGCGTGGGCGGATTTATCAGCATCAACGTCACGCTTTAGGAAGTAACATTTTATTTTCTATCATTATGAATTAGGTCGGTGTCCCTCGTCAATGAGATAACCGACCTTTTTTTTTTACTGAGTTTTCAAATATGCTACGAAGAAAGTAATTTCGAAGAAAGTGAAAGAGAAACAGGGGAAGTTTTTGTAAACTTATTATCATTTTGCAATTATGTATCCATCGGAAGAAGAATCTAAACAATTTTATAAACAATATTTACTTGACCATTGGTTGTATAAACAGTCAATGTTATATAATACAATCAAAAACTATGAGCAAGTTAAATCAATTCTTCAAAAAGATGTAACTAATATTAAGGACGAGGATTATTTGTGGACAATGAAGATTGAAATACATTTCACATATTTCCAAATGATTGAAACATTGTTCAATATGACATTCTCTTTTTATCGAAAGGAAATTGATAACAATTACCTTTGGCTTTATCTTAGTAGTTTAGGTGGACAACATAGGAAAGAAGTATATGAAAAGATAAAAAATATCGCTGTTGGTAAAACTGAATTTCTTGATGCACAAGTCAAAGCAAATAAAGATAATTATGTATCATTTCTTCAGTACTTGTTTTATTTTGATTGTTTATCTGAAGACAATATTCCTACTAAAAAAAACTTAGAAGTCATAAAAAAAATGCTAATAAATTTTGGAGCAGATTTTACTGACAGAGATGATTACAATGCATACAAACATTCTATGTGTTTTATCCCTTCAACAGAAAGTAAATTAGAAATATTAGAGGCAAAAAGTGGTCGTCAGATGGGTTCATTTAAGATGGGAAATTCATTACAAATTTTAAGAGTTGGTAAAGACAAGAGTATTACTACAATTCGAAAACCCTTTGATTACGAAAGAGATTTTAGAATGAGTGTTTTGTGTTTCCAATTAATTTCTAATTTGATTTTATCACGGAGAGTTCATTTTTATAAAGATGAATCTGTTTCACTTACATATTTTGACGACATCGTAATTGAAGAATGGTCAAAAATAGATTCTCAATTAGGAACTGTAGAAATGAAAGTAACGCCGATTTATTCT
Above is a genomic segment from Ignavibacteria bacterium containing:
- a CDS encoding bacterioferritin, which encodes MDKNKVIKKLNEMMNLEISGALKYLQYSYYVFGLNRIPIVGFLREQATESIGHSTKLGDKIVALGGLPTIKVDEDLKARKLTTEQILRESVQIETKALNGYMNLLNDVADDVVMDSFIRDFISEESGHLEEVEKMLRN
- a CDS encoding 4Fe-4S dicluster domain-containing protein; its protein translation is MATMITEECINCGACEPECPNTAIYAGGVQYEYQGSTYDALSNDFYYIVPEKCTECVGHFDQEQCAAVCPVDCCVPDPNHVESEELLFDRAKAIHPDRAWADLSASTSRFRK